From the Deinococcus sonorensis KR-87 genome, the window GGAGTCGCGGGGGCTGCCGGTGTGGCTGCGCGACGCCCTGCCGAAGCTGAAGCTGCCGCAGCCGGGCGGCGGCCGCAGCCTGAACCTGGCGGTCGCGGCCGGAATCGCCGCGTTCGAGGCCGGCCGACAGATCGAGGGCTGGTAACGCAGAGAGCATAGAAGCGGAGCTGAAGGCGCGCGTCATGCACCAGAGGCGTGAACAGAGGGCCTGATGGCGTCGCGGACCCTGCGGCTCAGCTGAACCGACCGGCGCCTCCCTCTGCCGCAGACGCCGGCGTTTTCCGATCCTTCCGGCCCGCCTCCTCACCCGCTTCCCCGCTAGACTGCGGCCATCATGCTCGATTATTTCCAGGCGGCGGGCCTGCTCGGCCCCGACGAACTGCTGGTGCAGCAGAGTGTACGTGCCTTCGTGGACGGCGAACTGATGCCGCACATTGCGGACTGGTGGGATGAGGGGCAGTTGCCGGTGCGCGAGGTGATGCGTCAGCTGGGCACCCAGGGCCTGCTGGGCCCGACCGTGGCCGAGGAGTACGGCGGCTCGGGGGCCAGCTACAGCGCCTACGGGGCCATGATGTATGAGTTGGAGCGCTGTGACAGCGGGCTGCGAAGTGCCGCCAGCGTGCAGGGGTCGCTGGTGATGCACCCGATCAACGTGTACGGCAGCGAGGAGCAGAAGCGCACCTACCTGCCGGGACTGGCCAGCGGCGAGCTGATCGGGTGCTTCGGGCTGACCGAGCCGGACGGCGGCTCCGACCCTGGCGCCATGCTCACCCGCGCGCGGCGCGACGGTGGCGACTGGGTGCTGAACGGCAACAAGATGTGGATCACCAACAGCCCCGCCGCCGACGTGGCCGTGGTGTGGGCCAAGGACGAGGAGGGTGTGGTGCGCGGCTTTCTCGTCCCGAGGGACGCGCCCGGCTTCAGCACCCCGGCCATCAAGCGCAAGATGAGCCTGCGCGCCTCACTCACCGGCGAGATCGTGCTGGAGGACTGCCGCATTCCGGCCGACCACCTGCTGCCCGGGTCCGGCGGCCTGAAGAGCCCGCTCGGCTGCCTCACCAGCGCCCGCTACGGCATCGCCTGGGGCGCGATGGGGGCGCTGGAGGCGGTGTACACGGCGGCCCTGGAGTACACCACCGGGCGCAGCACCTTCGGGAAGCCGATTGCGGCGCGGCAGCTGGTGCAGGACAAGCTGGTCCGTATGATCACCGACCACACCACCGGTCTGCTGCTGGCCGTTCAGCTGGGCCGCCTCAAGGATGGTGGCCACATGAACTTCGGGCAGGTGAGCCTCGCCAAGCGCAACAACGTACGGGTGGCGCTGCAAGGGGCACGGCTGGCTCGTGAGCTGCACGGCGGCAACGGCATCACCACCGAGTACCCGGTGATCCGGCACATGCTCAACCTGGAAACCGTGGACACCTACGAGGGCACCCACGACATCCACACCCTGATCGTGGGCCGCGACATCACCGGCCTGAACGCGCTGGAATAGCAGGCCGATTGGACAAACCTGCCGGGGGCGTCTAAAATTGAACTCGGTTCAATTATGCTGCCGCAGGAGGCCCAATGAAGATTCAGAAAGCTGCCGTCATCGGCGCGGGCGTGATGGGTGCCGCCATCGCCGCGCAACTTGCCAACGCGGGCGTGCCCGTGCTGTTGCTTGACATCGTGCTGGACGGCAACCCCGACCGCAACGCCGCCGCCAAGAATGGCGTGCAGCGCGCCCTCAAGGCCCGCCCCGCCGCGTTCATGGACCCCAAGCTCGCGTCCCTGATCAGCGTGGGCAACCTGGAAGACGATCTGAGCAAGCTCAAGGACGCCGACTGGATCATCGAGGCGATCATCGAGAAGCTGGACGCCAAGCGCGACCTGTGGCAGCGGGTGGAGCAGGTGGCCAAGAAGACCGCCATCATCAGCAGCAACTCCTCGGGCATCCCGATGCACCTGCAGGTGGAGGGCCGCAGCGACGACTTCCAGCGGCGCTTCGTGGGCGCGCACTTCTTCAACCCGCCGCGCTACCTGCACCTGCTGGAGGTGATTCCGACCGCCCACACCGACCCCGAGGTGGTGAAGGCCTTCAGCGAGTTCGGGGATCACCGGCTGGGCAAGGGCATCGTGGTGGCCAACGACGTGCCGGGCTTCGTGGCGAACCGCATCGGCGTGTACGGCATGGTGCGCGCCATGACCCACATGCAGCAGGCCGGCCTGACCCCCGATGAGGTGGATCAGCTGACCGGGCCGGTGCTGGGCCGCCCCAAGAGCGCCACCTTCCGCACCGCCGACCTGTCGGGCCTGGACATCATCTACCACGTCGCCAACGACATCGGGGCCGTGACGCCGCCCGACGAGGACTTCAGCCTCACCGACACGTTCCGCACGCTGGTGGAGCAGAAAAAGTGGCTGGGCGACAAGACCGGCAGCGGCTTCTACAAGAAGACCAAGGGCGAAGGCGGCAAGACCAGGATCCTGAGCCTCAACCTCGATACCCTGGAGTACGAGGACCGGGGCAAGGTGAAGGTGGACGCCGTGGAGGCGGTCAAGAACCAGCCGCTGGCCGCCCGGGTGAAGGCGCTGTACACCGCGCAGGGCAAGGAAGGCGACTTCCTGCGCGGCGTCATGAACGACGGCTTCTGGTACGCTAGCAAGATGGCCGGTGTGGTCAGCGACCGCCTGCAGGACATCGACAACGCCCTGAAGTGGGGCTTCGGCTGGGAGCAGGGGCCCTTCGAGACGATGGACACGCTGGGCGTGCAGACGGTCATCGCCAACCTGGAGGCCGAGGGCCGCACCCTGCCGCCCCTGCTGCAGGCCATGAAGGACAGCGGCCGTGAGGCGTTCTACCAGGGTGCCGAGACGGTCACGCCCGCCGGCCAGCCCACCGCCTACCAGGCGCCGTACTTCATCCTCACCGACCTCAAGAAAGACGCCACCCGCGTTATCAAGAAGAAGCCGGGCGCCAGCCTGCTGGACCTGGGCGACGGGGTGCTGCTGGTGGAGTGGCACGCCAAGATGAACGCGCTGGGCGAGGACCAGCTGCGGATGATCCAGGAAGGCCACAAGGCCGTGCAGAGCATGGGCTACGCCGGTCTGGTGGTGGGCAACCAGGGCGAGAACTTCAGCGCCGGGGCCAACCTGCCGCTGGTGCTCTCGCAGGCGCAGGACGAGGAGTGGGACGAGCTGGACGCCGCCATCAAGGAGTTCCAGAAGACCACCACCAGCCTGCGCTTCAGCCCACACCCCACCGTGGTCGCGCCCTTCGGGCTGACGCTGGGCGGCGGCGCCGAGTTTACGCTGCACGCCGACCACGTGGTGGCCAGTGCCGAGACGTACATGGGGCTGGTGGAGGTGGGCGTGGGCCTGATTCCCGGCGGCGGCGGCACCAAGGAAATGCTGCTGCGCTTCACCGACCAGCTGCAGGCGGGACAGCCACTGCTGCCGGCCGTACAGCGCGCCTTTGAGCTGATCGGGACCGCCAAGGTCAGCACCAGCGCCGCCGAGGCCCGCTCGCTCGGCTTCCTGCGTGACCATGACACCATCGCCATGAACCGCAGCCGCATTCTGGAGGAGGCCAAGCGGCAGGTGCTGGCCCTGGCCCCCGACTACGTGCAGCCGACTCCCCGCCAGGACATCCCGGTGATGGGTGACGCGGCCATCGCGGCCATCAAGAGCGCCCTGTACGGCATGCACCAGGGCGGCTACATCACCGACTACGACCTGGTGGTCAGCGAGCAGCTGGCGCGGGTGCTGTCGGGCGGGGTGGGCAACAACCGCACCGCGAAGGTCAGTGAGCAGCACCTGCTGGACCTGGAGCGCGAGGCCTTCCTGACGCTGCTCGGCAAGAAGGGCACCCAGCAGCGCATCGGGCACATGCTCAAGACCGGCAAGCCGCTGCGGAACTGAAGCCGGGAAGGAACGCGCGCGGCCCTGCAGCCGTATTACAGCTGTTGTCCGTGACCGCCCTTCCCGCCCCCCTTCCGAGGTACCCATGACCAAACCCGCTGCACGCAATCGCCGACCTTCCGCTCTCCAGCTCGCCCTCACCGGGACCGGGCTGGGGCTGGCGGCCCTGCTGGCCGTGGGCTGGTATTTCGCCGACGGGCTGGTGCACGTGCGCCCGGT encodes:
- a CDS encoding acyl-CoA dehydrogenase family protein, with the translated sequence MLDYFQAAGLLGPDELLVQQSVRAFVDGELMPHIADWWDEGQLPVREVMRQLGTQGLLGPTVAEEYGGSGASYSAYGAMMYELERCDSGLRSAASVQGSLVMHPINVYGSEEQKRTYLPGLASGELIGCFGLTEPDGGSDPGAMLTRARRDGGDWVLNGNKMWITNSPAADVAVVWAKDEEGVVRGFLVPRDAPGFSTPAIKRKMSLRASLTGEIVLEDCRIPADHLLPGSGGLKSPLGCLTSARYGIAWGAMGALEAVYTAALEYTTGRSTFGKPIAARQLVQDKLVRMITDHTTGLLLAVQLGRLKDGGHMNFGQVSLAKRNNVRVALQGARLARELHGGNGITTEYPVIRHMLNLETVDTYEGTHDIHTLIVGRDITGLNALE
- a CDS encoding 3-hydroxyacyl-CoA dehydrogenase/enoyl-CoA hydratase family protein, yielding MKIQKAAVIGAGVMGAAIAAQLANAGVPVLLLDIVLDGNPDRNAAAKNGVQRALKARPAAFMDPKLASLISVGNLEDDLSKLKDADWIIEAIIEKLDAKRDLWQRVEQVAKKTAIISSNSSGIPMHLQVEGRSDDFQRRFVGAHFFNPPRYLHLLEVIPTAHTDPEVVKAFSEFGDHRLGKGIVVANDVPGFVANRIGVYGMVRAMTHMQQAGLTPDEVDQLTGPVLGRPKSATFRTADLSGLDIIYHVANDIGAVTPPDEDFSLTDTFRTLVEQKKWLGDKTGSGFYKKTKGEGGKTRILSLNLDTLEYEDRGKVKVDAVEAVKNQPLAARVKALYTAQGKEGDFLRGVMNDGFWYASKMAGVVSDRLQDIDNALKWGFGWEQGPFETMDTLGVQTVIANLEAEGRTLPPLLQAMKDSGREAFYQGAETVTPAGQPTAYQAPYFILTDLKKDATRVIKKKPGASLLDLGDGVLLVEWHAKMNALGEDQLRMIQEGHKAVQSMGYAGLVVGNQGENFSAGANLPLVLSQAQDEEWDELDAAIKEFQKTTTSLRFSPHPTVVAPFGLTLGGGAEFTLHADHVVASAETYMGLVEVGVGLIPGGGGTKEMLLRFTDQLQAGQPLLPAVQRAFELIGTAKVSTSAAEARSLGFLRDHDTIAMNRSRILEEAKRQVLALAPDYVQPTPRQDIPVMGDAAIAAIKSALYGMHQGGYITDYDLVVSEQLARVLSGGVGNNRTAKVSEQHLLDLEREAFLTLLGKKGTQQRIGHMLKTGKPLRN